CTGGGGAGGGCCTGGCTATAACGGGAGCCCAGACTGGGGACAAGGATGACGTTGCAGAGAGGCTGTTTCCATCTCCGTATGTCCTGAAGTCCTGCCTCCTGTGGAGAAGCTGGAGTTGAGGGCATTgaagaggagagggcaggatgTGTCTGTATTTTCCTCCTGTTCCACCCGAGGGCCCTGTCTCATCCTCTTGGTGGAGCTGGGCTGTGAGGACAGAGGACGAGGTAGACAGTACGATGGGAGGCCAGGCACTCACTCCATACAGCTGTTCTAGCAGGAGAGATGTCTGGTCAATTCTCAGCTGTCCCCAACAGGGACAGAATAAGACTTGGACCTTGCTCAGTGCCACATAGTCACCAAGTCGTTTCTATTAGGTGTTGTACGAAATCTAGATCCTTCTTTCTTTGGGTGGCAGAAAGTGTTGCGGGGAAGTGGGCTGCACTAGCCTTTCTCTTGTAGTTTATTAGATTCAGGAGTCAGATCACTGAGCCCCTGCTCGGTGCCAGGCCTTGTGCTGGGTGTGGCCCGGGGGAAACTCTGGGGGTCGAGATGCTCTATGTAGCTGACTTGGCTGGGATCACCCTGAAGCTGCCTTGCCAGGGGATGGGTGCCAGCACGCAGTGTCAGGGCAGGGCTCGGAGGGGTGGCTGACCTGTCTTTCTACCTGGGCCCTCGAAGAAGATGAAGGAGAGTAGCATCGATGACCTGATGAAGAGCTTGGACAAAAACAGCGATCAGGAGATTGACTTCAAGGAGTACTCGGTGTTCCTGACCACGCTGTGCATGGCCTACAATGACTTCTTCCTGGAGGACAACCAATGACCGGGGCTCAGTCCCTGGCCTCCGCGGCTCCTCTCACAAACCCTCTGAAGTCTCTTGCCCTCCCTGTCCTCCTAGAAGGACCCTGCTTGGGCCTTCCCTTCTAGCAGAGGAAATAAAGATTTTCCATTCCAGGCATCTGGGGCTGGTTTGAAGATGTCTTGTCCAccttggctgggggtggggtggggcaagaCAGAGTTTCTCCTTAGGTGGGTGGAcagcctcccaccccctttcctgccCTACAGTGAGGACGTGACTAAGCTTATCCACACTCCCTTTTGCCCTCCTGGAAAATGGAGAAGTCCGGCCAGGCTTTTGCTCGCCTCCCAGGAATGCTGCAAATATGCAGAGAAAGCTAAGAGGGAAAGTATGTTGAAAGCGAGGACCCTTGGGAGGCTGGGATATGTTTCCTGAGGGCAGTGATGGAAAGGCCAGTCTGACTTGTCACCAGTTTGCAGGAGGCCACTTGACAACCCTGGTAAGGGGGGGAGCCCGGTCTTGACCTCCACACCAGCCTCCTTTCCATCTCCGCCACCCCCCCTTCAGCAGCAAGCCCTTGCAgcccgccctgccccaccccaccccactcatCTCTGGAGTCCAGGGCTTTttgctttctccctctccccataTCAAAATCGTTTTTTCAAGAGAGGCTCTGAAAAAACTTAACTGGAGGGTAAATAGCTAGTAATACCTAAAGGGCTCGGCtctggtgtg
The sequence above is a segment of the Vicugna pacos chromosome 21, VicPac4, whole genome shotgun sequence genome. Coding sequences within it:
- the S100A5 gene encoding protein S100-A5 → METPLEKALTMMVSTFHKYSGREGSKLTLSRKELKELIKKELCLGEKMKESSIDDLMKSLDKNSDQEIDFKEYSVFLTTLCMAYNDFFLEDNQ